A part of Myxococcus landrumus genomic DNA contains:
- a CDS encoding MarR family winged helix-turn-helix transcriptional regulator: MSELSVEVRVQVARLRNLIIDVARCGALASPIGSLPHHELDPMEVQAIWWLKAESLLPVNVLADRLGGIALPRLSRLLDRLEDAKLVQRERSVRHDRRRVRVRLTEQGRALAENADSVVQERMARLLLPLGGEQRSALIDLLEGWVEALGCWNRAEEMAAEESDADASRPPRLTAVADVGVTANAA, encoded by the coding sequence ATGTCCGAGCTTTCGGTGGAAGTACGGGTGCAGGTGGCGCGGTTGCGGAATCTCATCATCGACGTCGCGCGGTGTGGCGCCCTCGCCAGCCCCATAGGCTCCCTGCCGCACCACGAGCTGGACCCCATGGAAGTACAGGCCATCTGGTGGCTGAAGGCGGAGAGCCTGCTGCCCGTCAATGTCCTCGCCGACCGCCTGGGCGGCATCGCCCTGCCCCGGCTGAGCCGGCTGCTGGACCGCCTGGAGGACGCCAAGCTCGTCCAGCGCGAGCGCTCCGTGCGGCATGATCGCCGTCGGGTGCGCGTGCGGCTCACGGAGCAGGGGCGGGCCCTGGCGGAGAACGCGGACTCGGTGGTGCAGGAGCGCATGGCGCGCCTCCTGCTGCCCCTGGGCGGCGAGCAGCGCAGCGCGCTGATTGACCTCCTGGAGGGCTGGGTGGAGGCCCTGGGCTGCTGGAACCGCGCGGAGGAGATGGCCGCCGAGGAGTCCGACGCCGACGCCTCCCGTCCCCCCCGGCTCACCGCCGTCGCGGACGTGGGCGTCACCGCCAACGCGGCCTGA
- a CDS encoding EcsC family protein, whose protein sequence is MAFYDSVAERLAFMKKLTPAELKKLGSARLSDIVLQETKRARVRVAELEKRYPRAEVRELAQRLVDEKKNLASMVGGVSGVFGLVALPADLLFMAYLQIILLTDVATLYKVNLKSERARAEMLDLFGYANGLGPMQRSSPKVLGKLAAMLLEKGGLHTLGRAMPLVAAPITAYFNNQHIQRVGEQAVRFYEGFDKAHAKARAQRHQQTG, encoded by the coding sequence ATGGCCTTCTACGACAGCGTGGCGGAACGCCTGGCCTTCATGAAGAAGCTGACCCCGGCGGAGCTCAAGAAGCTGGGCTCGGCGAGGCTGTCGGACATCGTCCTCCAGGAGACAAAGCGCGCCCGGGTCCGGGTGGCGGAGCTGGAGAAGCGCTACCCCCGGGCGGAGGTCCGGGAGCTGGCGCAGCGGCTGGTGGATGAGAAGAAGAACCTGGCCAGCATGGTGGGCGGCGTCAGCGGCGTCTTCGGGCTGGTGGCCCTGCCCGCGGACCTGCTGTTCATGGCCTATCTGCAAATCATCCTGCTGACGGATGTGGCCACGCTCTACAAGGTGAACCTCAAGAGCGAGCGCGCCCGGGCGGAGATGCTGGACCTGTTTGGCTATGCCAACGGCCTGGGCCCCATGCAGCGCTCCAGCCCGAAGGTGCTGGGGAAGCTGGCGGCGATGCTGCTGGAGAAGGGCGGCCTTCACACCCTGGGGAGGGCCATGCCCCTGGTGGCCGCGCCCATCACCGCCTACTTCAACAACCAGCACATCCAACGGGTGGGGGAGCAGGCGGTCCGCTTCTACGAGGGCTTCGACAAGGCCCACGCCAAGGCCCGGGCCCAGCGCCACCAGCAGACCGGCTGA
- the panD gene encoding aspartate 1-decarboxylase: MSRILFKSKIHRATVTQADLDYEGSVTIDRNLLHAADIVPYEKVAVWNVTRGTRLETYALEGEPGSGVICINGAAAHLNQPGDVVILATFTEVEESKVRDWKPTVVFVDGKNRIVPGRTEEVPGPARRSA, encoded by the coding sequence ATGAGCCGCATCCTCTTCAAGTCCAAGATCCACCGCGCGACGGTGACGCAGGCCGACCTGGATTACGAAGGTTCGGTCACCATCGACCGCAACCTGCTCCACGCCGCGGACATCGTTCCGTATGAGAAGGTGGCCGTCTGGAACGTCACCCGCGGAACCCGGCTGGAGACGTACGCCCTGGAGGGTGAGCCCGGCAGCGGCGTCATCTGCATCAACGGCGCCGCCGCGCACCTCAACCAGCCGGGGGACGTGGTCATCCTCGCCACCTTCACCGAGGTCGAGGAGTCGAAGGTCCGCGACTGGAAGCCCACGGTGGTGTTCGTCGACGGAAAGAACCGCATCGTCCCCGGGCGCACAGAAGAAGTTCCGGGACCCGCGCGACGAAGCGCGTGA
- a CDS encoding LEA type 2 family protein, translating to MPTMKRAVLVLVALGFTTLSGCAALQSALKSAFKKPTLTFKTARLSSASLSDATVDLVYEVNNPNGFGLELASVDYAFFVEGKQVVAGKPRKGLDLKANGRSELVFPANVKFADIAPVVETFLNKDQAAYKAQGSVGVQTPIGVLSFPLQKEGTFDVPKIPQVSFQQPRITSINLTSATVEFPLSITNRNSFPLPVAGITGALKVAGADVGTLSTGNLGMLDGSGTKQVSLPLTIHFARAASAAMALRSGGNAKLSLDGRLTSDAQSVPLNLNQLVNIVK from the coding sequence ATGCCCACGATGAAACGCGCCGTCCTCGTCCTGGTTGCCCTCGGTTTCACCACGCTCAGCGGCTGCGCCGCCCTGCAAAGCGCCCTGAAGAGCGCCTTCAAGAAGCCCACCCTCACCTTCAAGACGGCGCGGCTGTCCAGCGCCTCGCTCTCCGACGCCACCGTCGACCTCGTCTATGAGGTCAACAACCCCAACGGCTTCGGCCTGGAGCTGGCGTCGGTGGACTACGCCTTCTTCGTCGAGGGCAAGCAGGTGGTGGCCGGCAAGCCTCGCAAGGGCCTGGACCTCAAGGCCAACGGCCGCAGCGAGCTCGTCTTCCCCGCCAACGTGAAGTTCGCGGACATCGCCCCCGTCGTGGAGACCTTCCTCAACAAGGACCAGGCCGCCTACAAGGCCCAGGGCAGCGTGGGCGTCCAGACGCCCATCGGCGTGTTGTCCTTCCCCCTCCAGAAGGAAGGCACCTTCGACGTCCCCAAGATTCCCCAGGTCAGCTTCCAGCAGCCGCGCATCACCAGCATCAACCTCACCAGCGCCACGGTGGAGTTCCCCCTCTCCATCACCAACCGCAACAGCTTCCCGCTGCCCGTCGCCGGCATCACCGGCGCGCTCAAGGTCGCCGGGGCGGATGTGGGCACCCTGTCCACCGGCAACCTGGGCATGCTCGACGGCAGTGGAACCAAGCAGGTGTCCCTGCCGCTCACCATCCACTTCGCGCGCGCCGCCTCCGCCGCCATGGCCCTGCGCTCCGGCGGCAACGCCAAGTTGAGCCTGGACGGACGCCTCACCTCGGACGCCCAGTCCGTGCCGCTCAACCTCAACCAGCTCGTCAACATCGTGAAATGA
- a CDS encoding alpha/beta hydrolase — protein MFGLVAVVLASCSQGSSGAQKRTLELKPCRLEGLATPALCGTHEVFEDRAAGTGRKLALRVAVVPALAAQPQPDPLVFLVGGPGQAATQAGMMLGGVERIRRQRDIVLVDMRGTGEASPLKCEFAGEEAGLSAHFDDTATMARLRECRKHWDADVRQYTTPIAMADLDDVRAALGYEKVNLWGVSYGTRAALVYMRQFPQRVRTAILDGVAPMGLALPLYMPRDAQRAVDMLLSHCEQDATCEKNFPALRARTEALLAKLAEAPARVKVAHPRTGVLEDIVVSRQALLGGVFQQLYIAESSSLVPLMLDRVTRGDWAPFVALSLGMGNLEKSLNRGLQFAVVCAEDAPFFDQAAVERESKGTWFGSTMGLETLALCAEWPRATLPPDFREPVVSDVPTLLLSGELDPVTPPSWGEEAMRTLKNSLHVVSPGVGHNTQGVACVRSLMAEVVAQGSVANLKTSCGGKVSRPPLFTTFAGSVP, from the coding sequence ATGTTTGGGCTCGTGGCGGTGGTGCTGGCGTCATGTTCGCAAGGAAGCTCCGGCGCCCAGAAGCGCACCTTGGAGTTGAAGCCCTGCCGTTTGGAGGGGTTGGCGACTCCGGCGCTGTGCGGCACACATGAGGTCTTCGAGGACCGCGCGGCCGGCACGGGGCGCAAGCTGGCGCTGCGGGTGGCGGTGGTGCCCGCGCTGGCGGCCCAGCCCCAGCCGGACCCCCTCGTGTTCCTGGTGGGAGGCCCCGGGCAGGCGGCCACCCAGGCGGGGATGATGCTGGGCGGGGTGGAGCGCATCCGCCGCCAGCGCGACATCGTGCTGGTGGACATGCGGGGGACTGGAGAGGCCAGCCCGCTCAAGTGCGAGTTCGCGGGGGAGGAGGCGGGGCTCTCCGCCCACTTCGACGACACGGCGACGATGGCGCGCCTGCGCGAGTGCCGGAAGCACTGGGACGCGGACGTGCGTCAGTACACCACGCCCATCGCGATGGCGGACCTGGACGACGTGCGCGCGGCGTTGGGGTACGAGAAGGTCAACCTCTGGGGCGTGTCCTACGGCACGCGCGCGGCGCTGGTGTACATGCGCCAGTTCCCGCAGCGCGTGCGCACCGCCATCCTCGACGGCGTGGCGCCCATGGGGCTGGCCCTTCCGCTGTACATGCCGCGCGATGCGCAGCGCGCGGTGGACATGCTCCTGTCCCACTGCGAGCAGGATGCGACGTGTGAGAAGAACTTCCCCGCGCTGCGTGCGCGCACGGAGGCGCTGCTGGCGAAGCTCGCGGAGGCGCCCGCGCGCGTGAAGGTGGCGCACCCTCGCACGGGCGTGTTGGAGGACATCGTCGTCTCCCGACAGGCCTTGCTGGGCGGCGTGTTCCAGCAGCTCTACATCGCGGAGTCCTCTTCGTTGGTGCCGTTGATGTTGGACCGGGTGACGCGGGGCGACTGGGCGCCCTTCGTCGCGTTGAGCCTGGGGATGGGGAACCTGGAGAAGTCGCTGAACCGGGGACTCCAGTTCGCCGTCGTCTGCGCGGAGGACGCGCCCTTCTTCGACCAGGCCGCGGTGGAGCGGGAGTCGAAGGGGACGTGGTTCGGCTCCACCATGGGGCTGGAGACACTGGCCCTGTGCGCGGAATGGCCTCGCGCGACGCTGCCCCCGGACTTCCGCGAGCCCGTGGTCTCCGACGTGCCCACGCTGCTGCTCTCCGGAGAGCTGGACCCGGTGACGCCGCCCTCGTGGGGCGAGGAGGCGATGCGCACGTTGAAGAACAGCCTGCACGTGGTGTCGCCGGGCGTGGGCCACAACACCCAGGGCGTCGCCTGCGTGCGCTCGCTGATGGCGGAGGTGGTGGCGCAAGGCAGCGTGGCGAACCTGAAGACCTCGTGTGGGGGCAAGGTGTCCCGGCCTCCGCTCTTCACGACTTTCGCCGGCTCCGTGCCCTGA
- a CDS encoding ABC transporter ATP-binding protein, translating into MIRATNLHKRFGKVTAVEDVSFTAEDGMITGLLGPNGAGKTTTLRMLYTLVRPDGGSATVDGVDVVTRPEDVRRALGVLPDARGLYPRLTAREHARYYGELHGMSGAGLDKRVDELVDLLDMKDIADRRVEGFSQGERVKVALARALVHGPRNVLLDEPTNGLDVMSTRAVRTLLRRLRDEGRCVVFSSHVMQEVAALCERIVVVARGRVVADGTPDALRASTGKDSLEEAFVATIGSEQGLTS; encoded by the coding sequence ATGATTCGAGCAACGAACCTGCACAAGCGCTTCGGCAAGGTGACGGCCGTGGAGGATGTGTCCTTCACCGCCGAGGACGGAATGATTACGGGCCTGCTGGGCCCCAACGGCGCGGGCAAGACGACGACGCTGCGCATGCTCTACACGCTGGTGCGTCCGGATGGCGGCTCGGCGACGGTGGATGGCGTGGACGTGGTGACCCGCCCCGAGGACGTGCGGCGCGCGTTGGGGGTGCTGCCGGATGCACGCGGCTTGTACCCCCGGCTCACGGCCCGAGAGCACGCGCGCTACTACGGCGAGCTGCATGGGATGTCCGGCGCGGGGCTCGACAAGCGCGTGGACGAGCTGGTGGACCTGTTGGACATGAAGGACATCGCGGACCGGCGCGTGGAGGGCTTCAGCCAGGGTGAGCGCGTGAAGGTGGCGCTGGCGCGGGCGCTGGTGCACGGGCCTCGCAACGTGTTGCTGGATGAGCCCACCAACGGCCTGGATGTGATGAGCACCCGCGCGGTGCGCACGTTGTTGCGGCGGCTCCGGGACGAGGGGCGCTGCGTCGTCTTCTCCAGCCACGTCATGCAGGAGGTGGCGGCGCTGTGTGAGCGCATCGTCGTGGTGGCGCGGGGGCGGGTGGTGGCGGATGGGACGCCGGATGCGCTGCGCGCGAGCACCGGCAAGGACAGCCTGGAAGAAGCCTTCGTCGCGACCATCGGAAGTGAGCAGGGGTTGACGTCATGA